From the Juglans microcarpa x Juglans regia isolate MS1-56 chromosome 3D, Jm3101_v1.0, whole genome shotgun sequence genome, the window taaaaagatgcttgagttaaataaaaaaaaaaaaaaaaaaacctatatatctaaaaaaaacttcttaattaatattgttgGTTTGGCCTGGTTTGTCATGTTGAATATGACGTGGTTGAATGTTTTATTAATGGATATCCTCGGATCTGATCCAAGTCATCAtgaaaaagtgaatatatattGCCAATGGCTATCCAAGATGATAAGAAGCAGACAAACAATTCCAGTTGTTGAAACCACGTCTCTCGATTGTCTAGTTTACATCCATATATATCACATGTAATGCCGATCGATGTACAAgtttattgtaattatataataaacatgaaaataattaagtaCGTTGACAATGCCAGAaacataaaccatcaaccaagcACAGTCAGATCAATTAGGAGATTGCGTATACGACAAGAGCATTGTTAGTTTGTATGATGTCTATTTGAAGAAGAACATTAATTGTACCTCCAAATATTGCATGAACAACTTATATATAATGAGGTACTTTATGTAATATCTCAAATTGAGTATACTAATGTTGTTTAATTGTGgcaggaaaatgatttgtacagtcTTACAATATGCTAGTTCCActctctctttgaaaaaagtgagttaGGATTGGCTCAAGTGATAAAAGTCTTGGTCTTGTTGATATGGTCTATCTAGGCCTAAGGTTTGACGAATcttcttgggtgcaaacaatttctagggccAATGAACTAGATATTTGTCCCTTGAATCACCTTATGTGCATTTACTAGAAACTCTTTGTCTaggactgtatctaacattacccTTGTATTTGAAGAAGTCAttgtcttttttaatttttgggttataaaagaaatgataatgaTTTATATTGTTGTAAAGTGTACAAGTCTTATGCATTTCcttaaaaagaattgaaaagatttatgatttacatgaaaaaaaaacacatattaataatagtgacttacttttttttttaattttttttttaaaatgagtatgcATACCCTAAGACTATATAgactagcattactcatttggttatgcataataaattttaagtgaaaaaaattaaggcCATCCCTAGCTACTTAGCCTAAAGTCTAAGTCCTGTTTTGATtgtaaaaccaataataataccccatcttaaaatgaaatttatgttattgtttttcatgtttcttccTGTAGAAGAGATTATTGAGAGTTATTTATGGATACAATTTGAAAAAGACTAGGTGCATGCATCCAACGATACATTCCTAAATCTTAGGCTAATTTGGTCTGACTTCTATCATTGGAAGACGAGTGATTTAAGGATTTAAATTATacgaaaatattaatttatttgattttcatcttatctttgGAATAAAATAGCTTAAGGTAAATACATAATTGAAATCGAAATTTGATCTGAACTTTGAATCAAGACCTAAAGTATCTAATTACATGCACTTAATTGACACGAACGCGTCTatctactaattaattaatatatatatatatatgcacgtaatcaattattgaaattgtaaaatttttaaagagaaatgatatttacaataagtaaatatgatatattcatttaaaaaaactaaaaatatatgatttatataaaaaattaattttttaatgatagacttttttttaaaaaaacatgtgACGCTTACACaatctataaatttatctaatattactttttctttttgtttagttcaatttttatttttatttttattttattggaaaGATCATTGATAGCCTGAAAAAAGACTtagttataataaaaataattaaaaaataaaatgcggATTTGTAGGTGGCGTGACCACCATTACCAAATGTAGAAAACAAAGGACTTAACAGCCGaaaacattattaatattattattattttctccttttgattgttttttacttataaatccGAAGAAAATTGAGTTCGTTGTAATACAATTCATAAGATTCCCTAAAATCCAActgtattgttttgttttcttccccGAGAATCTCGCTGTCCTCATCAACACACGCTCACTCGCTCTCTTTATCCGTGTAGCTCACTCTCTATCTTAAAACAAGTAAAGAGAGCCATAAGAGTGAGACCGCAAACGTGCAAGAACGTGTCCCATCTCTCAGACGCACGCCAAAAACAGGTAGTACTGGGAGGTTCCGATTCCAGTCACCAGCGCCGCACTTGTCTTTAATATGGCCGGCGGCGGGGTCTCCGGCGTCGTACTCCTCGATCTCTTGCGTGACGTCTTAACTGCTGGGCCCGCCGCCTCCGGCATTGCAGACGACGATGCGTTGTTACTGTTCAGGAAAGACTGTACCGATCTGATCCGTCGGATCGCGTTGCTCACGCATTTGCTCGAGGAGATCAGGGAATTCAGTGGAGCCGGCGGCCTTTCTCCGCCGTTGGATGCGTcgacttcttcttcctcccccTCTTCGTGGTTGTCAGATCTGGTGGTGGCTCTCCGGGCCACCAAGCACCTTTTGTTGCTTGCTGGAAACTTCCGCTCCAGTAGCTCTTCCGTGagtttaatttcttatttgtgttcttttttttaaaacatctgTTTGGTTGCTCGGAAAGTTGTTATAGCAGTATAAAATTGAAATTCGGAAACTTGGGAATGTAGTTCGGCTGATGATGATAGTGTGTTCGGTCGATGTGGCATTTCCTGCATTTCATCGGCAGCCGAACGAATCATTGCTGTAAGTTTTGTTCTGGGATACGTGGATCTATGCTATGCTGAAAAAAAATGTAGCTTATGAAAGTGATAATGTGTTTGGTATCCGCACGATCCTCtggaaaaaaatagttttggatTGGTAACAAGTTAATTGCACAGTTGCATATTCTGAGTTCTGTTTTTGCTGTTGTTAAGATTATTTTTCTCGTGCCTTTTAATTGTTTGGATAAAACGATGTTTTTGGATCTTATGATCCTGAACTAAAGATTACACTCATGACTGTCGGTTTACGTAGTTGTCACGCATTTTTTGGAAGCACTAATTATTGTCTTGGGAGAGTGCCAACCTGGACTAGGACAAAATTGATTGTGTTTGCACTCGATCaaggaaaaaaagtaagaaactaTTTAATCATTTCTAATTTTGGGGAAAATTatagaagaaaatattgttaggTACCAGGGAAAATTCAAAATCCTTCGAAGAAGTGTTGTTGGTCCTGCTGACGTTAAGctatataacatgaaatttctAGTCGGCCGTTGTCTGCAGGTCAGTGGCTGGGTTAGAATCAACAAGCGAGGCACATAAGCCAGGCGAATgtgttgaaataaaatgatcGGACGAAAAAGAATTGTTAAATCTTGGTCTGACGGCTGTTACTGATGTAGTGTTTATTGACTGGGTGTTGAATTGATTTGTATAGACAAGAGGAATTTATTTAGACATATGCTGATTCTGTGTATTTTACTGTAATGTGAATAAAAAGCTTACTTATCTTATAGTGAGTAGTTTTCATTGAAAAGGGGATGCTTCATTTGTCATGCAAATAAACCATTACTCTTGCTAAGACTGTATTGTTGTCACGTGCATCCTTGAGAGAATGTCAAGGTACCTCTCTGAACTTTGGTATATCATGATTTAAGGATGGAGCTGCCAGGAGAATTTCCTCCCAATTTCAATGTGTGACATGGAAATTGGAGAAGGCATTAAGCAGCATACCATATGATCATTTTGGCATCTCAGAGGAAGTTCAAGAACAGGTaggagttgaaaaatatatggtgCTTTTTTATCAACTAGACTCTCACTTCATATTTCCCTTTCACTAGGTGGAACTGGTGAGATCACAGCTGAGAAGAGCCACAGAAAGATACGGatcttcaaattccaaaatgTTATCTCTGGCCTTAGCCCAGCTACTGGATGAAGAAATTGATCAGGGGCAATCAGTTGACAGGGTGATTGAAAGTTTACATATTCAGAAGAGTGGTAGTATTGATGATGACATTATGACAAAGGTAGATGCTATTCCTGAAGGTAATGGTTCCAAAAGACGTAACGTGAAACTGATACATCAGAAATCTGAAAGGTTCAGAAACTCTTCTGATCCATCTGAGGGCTGTCCAGCAAATAACGTTGAAGCTGATGGACAGGACGATTTGGCTACCAAAAATTTAGAGCTTATCAAGAAACCTGATCCAGTTGTAATTCCTGAAGATTTTCTTTGCCCTATATCTTTGGAACTCATGAGGGATCCAGTTATTGTGGCTACCGGACAGGCATGATTCACATCAAATGCCTATTCAACACATACTCTTTTAGAATAGAttactttctatatatatatatatatatatttctatatatatatataaagttttagAGGAGATTAGCTGAAATTGTATAACTAAGTCATCTTTCTTATACCTGCCTCCTGATATGTCTCTCGATTCTGCAGACATATGAGAGAGCTTTCATACAGAGATGGATAGATTCTGGGAATGCAACATGTCCAAAAACTCAGCAGAAGCTTGAAAATTTTACACTTACTCCTAATTATGTTCTGAGAAGTTTAATAACTCAGTGGTGTATTGACAACAATATTGAGCAGCCAACCGGACTAACAAATGGGAGGATTAAAAAGAGTGATGGATCATTTCGTGATGTTAGTGGGGACATAGCAGCCATTCAAGCTCTAGTCCGCAAGCTCTCTAGCCAGTCCACTGAGGACCGTAGAGCTGCTGCAGCTGAAATAAGATCACTATCCAAAAGAAGCACAGATAACAGAGTACTAATTGCAGAATCTGGAGCCATTCCAATCCTGGTCAACCTTTTAACAGCAGAAGATGTGTTAACACAAGAAAATGCAGTTACTTCCATTCTTAACCTCTctatatttgaaaacaataagGGTCTTATAATGCTCGCCGGAGCTGTTCCTTCAATTGTACAAGTCCTTCGAAACGGAAGCATGGAAGCAAAAGAGAATGCAGCAGCTACCCTTTTTAGCTTGGCTCTTGCAGATgagaacaaaataataataggtgCATCAGGTGCAATCCCAGCTTTGGTGGAATTGCTGCAAACCGGTAGCACTAGAGGGAAGAAGGACGCCGCAACAGCATTGTTCAATTTGTGCATTTACCAGGGGAACAAAGGCAGGGCCGTGAGGGTAGGAATCATCGCAGCATTATTGAAGATGCTTACAGATTCAAGCATTTGTATGGTTGACGAAGCTCTAACTATAATGTCAGTTCTTGCTAGCCACCAAGAGGCAAAGGTTGCTATTGTAAAGGCTAGCTCTATTCCCGTTTTGATAGATCTTTTGAGAACAGGTCTACCTCGCAACAAAGAAAATGCGGCTGCAATTTTGCTTGCCTTGTGCAAGAGAGATACTGACAATCTTGCCTGCATAAGTAGGCTTGGTGCTGTCATCCCCTTGACAGAGGTTGCTAAGAGTGGCACGGAGAGGGCCAAACGGAAGGCTACTTCATTGTTGGAGAATCTCCGAAAGTTACAACAGATCTAATAGGGGTAGTTGTGCCTAAagaaattttcatttgtttcaTTGCTTCCAATTATTTAACAGATTGAACGTTACATACGCATATTTCTTTTCAGGAGTGGAAACTGAGAATAGGGGCTTGAGATAATAATAATGACTGTCTCATTGCCTCTCTGTATTTATTCCCTTGTGTATGAGTGTGTAAAGAATTCATTTGAtacgaaatgatgttttttcacGGTATAATTCCCTGGAAATTGCACTTTTTGTGTTTGATCGTTTGTTGTCATTTGGAAATTTGCAGATTTGGATCACTTCTAATAATGGTAATTGTGAAGTGGCTAAAATTGCatatttgaatagtgagttgagatgaaaattaaaagttaaataaaatattattataatattattattattttaatatttaaaaaagttaaattatttattatattttatattaaaatttaaaaaaattataatgatgcgATGAGTTTCCAATGGGTTAAGTGACGTGACTCTTTCGTAACGGTCAGTGATTAAAGTCTGATTAGGAATAATTCAGCAAAAGCAATCTGAAACGAATGAGATATTGTTATTAATTCATAGCGAGGGTATGCTCGTGTCTTTGAATGTGGAATTTCAAGGACACTCTTTGAACATAAGCTATCACATGATATTTTTCGCTTTGCATTTCGAACTATCAAAACTTCAATTTTTGTCCTAAACTACCCATGCTGCATGCTCAATCAAAACTTGATAGTTTGGAatgcaaaaatgaaaaacaccGCCGGCTGACCTCGAATGTCCtttaactactattcattgGATCTCAAGTGTActtcaaacatgacatcaaatTCTAGTTATCTCCGGATCTAACCCCAATTCAGACCCTTCAAATGTCTTAGGCTGTCCCAACACCATTACTACTCATTTGACTCTGTTGTACTTGCAGTTTGAATCAGCAGCATCAGTTCACACTTACgataacaaaaataatcattacaatttttttaaatttttatataaaatataataaatattttaattttttaaatctcaaaataaaataaaaaataaaaataattatattttaataatattttatttaaatttaaatttttatcttatttcatttcatctaaacgAACGAACGAACGAACGAGGCCATGATCCGATCCGAGATCAATGTAGTTTCTATACAAAGACTCAACTGCATGATCAACCCTTACTTCCTTCTATAAGCCAAAAGTATACTGTGGCAGTACGTTGTCTACCAGCTTCGGCCCCAGAGAGAGGGGCTTTTCGTGGAGAAAGTAGGATATAGGATAAGAAATCAACTCATTCAAAAAGTTGGAGCCTCTTTATTTGAATATAACTAAATAAGCTTCAAGGAATTAGAATTAATTTTAATGGTGAACCGATGGTGTCATGGCTGATCTAAGCTGAAGAAAAATAGGTTAAAAAGTTGCACAATCATGTGGATGATATCAgtatgaaatgagatataattataattaagcatttctctctttcttttttttataatattttgtggatAGAGGTAATTAAGTCGTGATTCTACATATAAGTTGAGGTAGAGGTTAGAGTCATTAAGAAAATAGGGATTGCAGACTTCCTTGGCCGGGGAATCATGATTCCAAACAGAGAACAATGTAGAAAACCAAAGCACACAGCTTGTACtatagtgaatatatatatatatatatataatattcggTTTTTATAAAGTACTTTTTGCCTAATTCATTGAAAGTCATGAACCAGGACATGAATATGGGGAACAACAGCTCGTAAGTAGTCAGCGACTAGAAGCACAACTACAAACTCTTTTTTCCAAGTCACTGAACTTTCACTCTTCGTCGAAGATCATGTTGGAAAACCTATAAAGCTTCCAAATTGCTCAGCGGACTATCATGATTTTGGACCTGGCATGGTACgccattatatattttatattcaaaagcAAGCTATTGAAATGCGCACGTGTTCGTTCCCAATATTGCTAATCAATAAATAAGATAAACATGTATACAGTAAGTTAGAGATAATTAATACACATTAAAACCTTCATGTTTTTCTAATATTAACATTAATGAAGGGTTAATAAATCCTATAGAATCTATTTCACGTGTCTCAATCAATCATATAAAGTCTTTCAATTCTTGCAAAAACtttaaggaaaatgttaaatatacttaataaaaactttaaaaaaatttatttctcaacatgtcagttattaatatgttgaaaattatgaaatttaaaatttaaaatttaaaattcaaaagataACTATCAAAATGAGTCCTGTAAGTAAAAATGtaactaaaattataaatacatgtagCAGTATTCAAATTTGAACAATTGTTTATTCGTGCTTTtaatcatatatgcatgcagtaGTAGTACTCATGTGGtgtaaataattttgatattccaAGCTAAATATATACAAGGTGCAACAAGTCAAATTTATTGTTCATTTGGTTGAATATGAACAAAAATGTTGAAACCCCGCCGTGATCATCGCTAAGAATTATAGTGAAGAAGGAAACAAATATGACTATGTAATTATTATCATCTTCCCCCACAGATCACGGGCTTTTTGTCTTTAGATCGAAGAGGAGATATGGTTGTTGACATTACTAACAGCACAACCTTATTGAAAGGCAGGGGAGAAAACCAAGTTTGGTTTAttgttgagaaatgatagttacagttgtGAGTTGTGAGTGCGTAAGTGTTgtacaatcatttaaaaaaaagaataaatatgtaacttacataaaaaaattatttttttaataataaaccatattatttttaatacgaCTACGcaatatttacacattttacaATATTATACATTACTCTTAGTTGTTTAAGTAGATTGAAAGCTGCTTACGTACATCTTGTTTTTGTCAAAACGGAGAGccgattttcaaaatttgcccTCTTTGTTTGACCAATGACTCCCAATAAATAACTACCAAGTACCAATAAAACATTGTCTGTCTCTCCCACCCACCCtcgattttctttttgtcaGCCTTGTAtatcaaccaagaagatcgaGCTACctcccttttgttttctttttatactcaTAGAGCTAGAGAAGCCATTATTGGCTACTGAGAAAGAAACTAAGCTCCATGGGAAATAGCTTGGGAGCTAAGAAAACCGCAAAGGTCATTAAAATTAACGGTGAGACATTGAAGTTGAAGACACCGGTACAAGCTGGGGAACTTGTGAAAGACTACCCAGGTCATGTTTTGTTGGATTCCGAGGCTGTCAAGCATTATGGCATTCGAGCAAAGGCTTTGGAACCGCACCAGCTGCTGGAGCCAAGGAGGCTCTATTTCCTAGTAGAGTTGCCGCAGCCTCCAAAAGAGAAAGTTCCGAGAAGAGTTCGGTCGGAGATAAACATGAGCGCAAAGGATCGGTTGGAGAGCTTAATGCTGTCTCGAAGGTCGGTTTCTGACCTGTCCATCATGAAACCGACAAGCATTATGCTCGAGGAGTCCAAAGAAGGGTCACAGAATGGAGCAGTGCGGTTGAGAATGAGGCTTCCCAAAGCAAAAGTGGAGAAGTTGATGAAGGAAAGCAAAGACGAGGCAGAGGCAGCTGAGAAGATTATGAATCTTTGTAGGGCGAGCAACAGCAATAATGGTGGGCGTGAAGTTTCACCAAAGGGGAACGAGGCAGAGATCATGGCCTCGAAGCAGAAACCGCGTTGGGAAGCTCATGGCCATGGAAGAGTTGGAAGAAATACCATGAAAGGGCGTGAGGTATGTTTTCTATAAGCTAGACAATTTGATCCAGTTCTCCTACCATGTTCACCGGGTTTGACATTTTTTTGCTTGTTTGTGCATGAACAAGTAGTTGACTAATTGAGCCGTGGTTTCAAAAAACGACTTTATAGTTTATATTCATACATATTCTGCTATGTCTTTTTtcttcaactatatatatatatatatatatatatatatatgttgcagcCTCA encodes:
- the LOC121255923 gene encoding U-box domain-containing protein 11-like; this encodes MAGGGVSGVVLLDLLRDVLTAGPAASGIADDDALLLFRKDCTDLIRRIALLTHLLEEIREFSGAGGLSPPLDASTSSSSPSSWLSDLVVALRATKHLLLLAGNFRSSSSSDGAARRISSQFQCVTWKLEKALSSIPYDHFGISEEVQEQVELVRSQLRRATERYGSSNSKMLSLALAQLLDEEIDQGQSVDRVIESLHIQKSGSIDDDIMTKVDAIPEGNGSKRRNVKLIHQKSERFRNSSDPSEGCPANNVEADGQDDLATKNLELIKKPDPVVIPEDFLCPISLELMRDPVIVATGQTYERAFIQRWIDSGNATCPKTQQKLENFTLTPNYVLRSLITQWCIDNNIEQPTGLTNGRIKKSDGSFRDVSGDIAAIQALVRKLSSQSTEDRRAAAAEIRSLSKRSTDNRVLIAESGAIPILVNLLTAEDVLTQENAVTSILNLSIFENNKGLIMLAGAVPSIVQVLRNGSMEAKENAAATLFSLALADENKIIIGASGAIPALVELLQTGSTRGKKDAATALFNLCIYQGNKGRAVRVGIIAALLKMLTDSSICMVDEALTIMSVLASHQEAKVAIVKASSIPVLIDLLRTGLPRNKENAAAILLALCKRDTDNLACISRLGAVIPLTEVAKSGTERAKRKATSLLENLRKLQQI
- the LOC121253883 gene encoding uncharacterized protein At1g66480-like, translating into MGNSLGAKKTAKVIKINGETLKLKTPVQAGELVKDYPGHVLLDSEAVKHYGIRAKALEPHQLLEPRRLYFLVELPQPPKEKVPRRVRSEINMSAKDRLESLMLSRRSVSDLSIMKPTSIMLEESKEGSQNGAVRLRMRLPKAKVEKLMKESKDEAEAAEKIMNLCRASNSNNGGREVSPKGNEAEIMASKQKPRWEAHGHGRVGRNTMKGREKRVSFMPISEGEIQIAVASQ